The Pieris rapae chromosome 9, ilPieRapa1.1, whole genome shotgun sequence region CAATTTACTATTtggacattattttattaaaattttaaaaagttatataaacatttaagatGAGAAAATGTTTGCAGTTTTtgagcaatttttttaatgcctCATTGACTCTTTAATAGATAATGGTATACATTTacgattatataaatttagcaATTTTTTAACTTCTATATCTCCACCCAAGTAACATTAAATTCTTACACAATACAAcagtaaaaagttattaagcGACATTAGAATAAGTAACAAACGCGTCCATAAACAATTTGTAACAAATCTTACAACTCGGGACTACTGGGACAATGTAAAAACCTAATGATAACAAAATCGAGAAGAGTTCATCTCATctctgagcgtcgtggtcgGCAAGAAAACATCTGGAGCGGACGATctgtttccaccggtttctgtatatgtatccattttgaaagatcgatacacgatttaaataacttcgctcgatagaaaaaaaaatccaaacataACCAATTTTTGACACTTAATGACGgaaatgtatatatagaaagtaattttgaaattgacACGAGATATTTTATCGCAAGCCAAGTAATCCATTTCAGgaacaaaaattaacaaaattacattaatttgatgtttaatataactaaCTGTTATATGGGCCGGCTCCAGCTCTCCATTCCTCACCGCAATCCACCGAAAGATACTGACACAGCAATTCGTGCTGGGATAGGGCAGTGTACCGACTAGTCCATCTGGAATGATCTTTTGTCTTCTCTATTACGCACCAAGTTCACCTCTGAGCTTTGTATGACCcaaaataagatataaatcACTGTTGGCATATAGTAGACAGGCGAGtccgtataatatatttctaaaaccCACTTTGTTTCGGTGGAGCTGAAGTTTGTTTAAATCGTTCACTGTCTTCAAgaatctataaaaaacattactttaatgtataattaataaatatatattgttaattggTATATAGACTAGAAAGAAATAGTGGATTATaggaatgttaaataaaaattgaaataataaaggaaataaaagaATCGGTACTTATATCTAAAGTCgcttcttaattaaaatattatcgcAAACCGACGAACTACAATTTCACAAACAAACTTGTACGGGATTGTGAATTGTACTTATATCTCCCACAGCCagataaattgataaaattgcGTTACCAAACTAGTCATCACCtacatatgttattaaaataactctaAACGTGAATACAGCCAAACCTGAGTAAGTGACAATTGCGTAAACGAGAAACCTCACtcatactaatattaatgagAGTATGTCGTCATTTTGCCCTCCTGACCTCTATAAAGGATTCAGGTATACATAAATgacagtaatttaaaaacattataaatacctAGGCCTCTATGCGACAACATTTCAATTCGCTttgatgatttaataaaactcttattaaattcatagaAATGTGCATCTGTTGTCGTTTTCTAGTTTTTTAACCTCTATTGGTACGACTCCGTAAGAGAGTGAGAAACCTTTATAAGAGAAAAAGAGATCGCGGTTCCTGGAGCGTTCACTTATTCAGGTTTAACTGTAACGAAAAAAcccgtaaaaataatatcttaccATTGAACTCTGTCAATGTGTGTCACTTAATTGTGCGCTATTCCAGCCTGTACACAGTATATCTCCGTCTCTTTCTATCGAATTCTATTTACGCtatgatgaaaagagataCATAGTTCTCATCACTAAAGTCAATATGAGATATTGaatacgtttttaaattaaacgttttaacaataaattgtgGTCCGTGGATTTTGTGACGtcatcaattttaatatttaagttaactcgagtagttaaatttaatcgaTGATTACGTAGACACGTTTGAGCTTAAGTTgagctattttttaataacaatggacgacaaaaaaataattttgatacttACTTAATATGAGATATCTCATAACTAGAATCTTCTTACAACACTTACTTAACTCTATACAtctaatataaagtttaatataattgtagcgACATTCAAATACTAGTCACTAAAGACTAGTCAAAACATCAGTAGCTCGGGGctcaaaatataaacaaatgatttaCTGAATATCAACGGTCCAACTTTAAATCTCTCTCGATTTGTACACATGTAtaacgaaatatataaaatataaatgtaatacaaatCCCTCAACCTgctcataattaaaatgttgaatCGCTCATAACTCGATTCCCATACAAAATTATGTCAGAAAAATTCACATTTCAATTTAACCAgcgtttagtttattttaacggGCCGTTACGCTCACTCCGTCGGCTTAGCCCGTGAGTTGATCTCGTCCGACAAACGGTGGTTGGCGGTGACCTTGGCGGCCAGCAAACCCAGGTTCAACTCGTAAAACCTGAAAATGAGATTTCACCTTCAGTCATATGAAGGTCGCTTCTCGTACTGATGTAATGATTTCTGAAAGAGCAGACTCACGCGAGGCCCCTCTGCCTGAGGCGCTGGATGACGGCCGGCTTGACCTTGGGCCCGGCGGGGCTGTGCTTGCCTCTTCCGGTGAGGAAGAACAGCGTGTGGGAGGTGACTCCGTTGCGGCCGTTGATCTCCTTCAGCTTCCGAATGTGCACGTCCAGGAACAGGTCAAGGGACTGACGGGCCTCGGCCACGCGGCAGTGGTGCAGGTCTATGGTGGCGTTGTTCTTGCAGCGCTGGGCGTTCACCTGCGGGATCGTCGTATATTGTGTATTCCGAAGAAGAAGCCACCGTCGGCACATGCTTATTCTAAATGTaagaataacaaatatattatgtttttatctatGGTCATGTACCGACACCGTCCGTACATAACCATAGACAAATACAGGGGATGGATGTAGGGGATGGCCACCGGGACTCCACAAGTATAAAATTCCGATAAGAAAACACTAGGCCGCAGTTTTACCTTAAACATACATGACTATATTGTAgttgaatatattaacaaatatcatttaattgttatatattcgTTCAATACTACAATAATCTACTTGgttcacaataaattatttaataaaaactcgattgaaattttcattgttcataataataaaagcagtGATGCCAACTTGGGGGATATCTCGCCATATTTAGGGGGAGTCAAGGTCTCTTGGGGGATTTTTAGTAGTATctatatgtaaatgtaaatggtATTCCAATACCATTTACATTTACTCGAAGCCAACCAAGAAGGTAAACCAAATATAACCCCAGCGTGgctataattgaaatatcaaaCAAGCTATATTACTCCAACGTCGAAATTATAcatgttttaatacatatttaattcttatttgaaattacttCTCAAACCGAACGTACACAAAACTTTTAAGAtctttaattgatattttgggGTATTTGGAGTAGTTGGTTCCAAGGAGAACATTCTGTAGAACTCGTCGTCGAATAAATTTGtctttgattaataaataagtagcgTATTTAGTGTGTGATGTGTAGTTTTGTGCGTGAGATTATCTTCGTACTGGTTACCATGGCAACCGTAAATTAAGCCAAAAACACTTACGTAAACCAGCGAGTTGGCGGCCCTGCTGTTGGCCTGCTCGTGGAGCGCCGTGTGCATAGCTCCCAGCTCCGAGTAATAAGAGGCCACGGACAGCATCCCGCGTTGGATGTACTCCTGAGCCTTGCGGTAGTTCCTGGAACCGAACAGCCCTTCATTATTactctaataaaaaaaggcaTTCTAGTAAAGGAAGTGttgatttatttctaaaataatcgAACTAGATAACGTGCGTGTACGTATACGTATAAAAAGATGtcatctttaaattattttagccaTTCGTtaccattttatatttattcgttCTTTCAGAAACCTGTATTGAGCACTGTCATCATACCGGAAATTGGAAAGTGTCAAATTCATACCGGAATTATttaccaaattatttttactattaaaactaatttatgtCTGATTGATAGAGAAaatcaaaaatgaattttagaACGAATTTATTTCATACCACCCAACATTGTCTATGGAGATTGAAAGTAATCTGTATATAACATGCCATTAAACAGCGCTAGAGTAAAatgttcataatttaaaaaaaaaccacaaTCACGTGACACCAAACGGTCACAGATTAATCGAATCGACCATGACGTACAAACATTAATCACGTATACAAATGTCAAGTGATTacgtgtttatttattcttaaattatatatcaaaaacgACGTCATAGTTGAATACCTAACACCAAAGatctacttaattaaatttaattagaatttttgaagtcatatctaataatatgtaGCCCACTtacttttaaagatatattaaatcgTTTTGTAAGAATTAggaataaaactaatattatgtcAGCGACATTCTGATTCAGTATATTCACaattctaaaattttataaatgtctgaacctttttgtatgtatagtataaattctatttatggctatatctaataacgaaataaatagataaacgCGATGAACTTgtcgttttatatttaaataaatacaaataaacattagACATTGCATATTTGATTAACGGCTTTCAATATAGCCTTTGCTCCGAAATCATTCTCGTTCACGTGTACGTACGTACACGTAACTTCTAAAAGTTCGCACGTAGTTGTACCATAAAACGACTCGTTTGAATCGGTCCGATTTTTTTCTGGATACTAAATCGACTAGGCAACTTACTTTTCTCGCACTGCCAGATGTCCATTCGCCTCTTCCCTATATCGTTCCACGTCTGCCATCGTTAGGTTCGGTTCCATCGGAAGTAACGGCCATTCCACTTCGGACAGAGCCTGGAAAGCACAAGACTGGTTACTAGACggttagataaaaaaaacatactaacTTAGTAACATGCATGCCTAGGATATTCTACCAGTGGTATCTGCTCCACAAaacatggacactcgatgtcAAAACGCTCtcaacttagtttttttttattaacacatatttaataataataattgtatttactgAATTACCTTTCGCTGTTCTTCAACCAAACGCTTCTTCCTCCCCATCTCTTTTTCCATCACGAACTTATTGACACCATTCTTCATTTCTACAATGTTGGACCTCCCCGTCGACATTAAAAGGGCCTGACGACAAACGACAAATTACAGACAATAGTACAATGTGgagaaacattaaataaaaatataataatgtacataaaaattagacacataatttacacaatatcgctactgtgaattgtATCTCTTCCCTGTACATTTATTCTAGAAACGTGATTAATTCGTGcaaaatgtaaatgttgttaaaTCAACGGGAATGGATCACTTTCGAagtagacatggggagaaattAGCTGTGCTAAAAATTCATCTGGAATTTTATAGGGACAACAACTTTTGTATGGAAATCAAGGTTTATAATGATTCACCAAAAATATActagagtttttaaaaaattcgaCTTAACATATCTTttggaaaaattaattattcttttaatCATTACTTGAttgatacataataataataattaatttgataatataataatatattttaataatgtgataatgtatagataaaatactataagaattgactaagatgatattattgataaagtaaaataatttgttaactCTGCCTTTTGATTGTGGTGATAATTGGGACAGTTTTGCAAGTCattatgtgtggcagaatatgcgaagtTTAGATTGAACCGCCAACTTTTTGTACCATTTACTCAAAGTCTCTTAGAGGGCCGGGAGACTTCTATGTAAGTCTCCATCTCTACCTCGTCTCTGACTTACATCTTTGACTTGGCATTGGAATACGTTGTTCTTGAAAACGTTCCACCAATATGATACATTACATACCTCTACAGTATTTCGAAAATTGTTGTCGTGCGCCATCAAGAGCTCCGACAGAATGTCGGGCGCCACGTCGGGGAACAGGTTGTACAGTTTCTCCCTCGTCATCTTCGCCGCCAAATCCGGTGGCTCTCTGTTGCGCCATGCGGCAATGTCCTTTTGGTACAACGAAAGGGCGAAATCCAAGTCCATGATTTCTTTGAAATCCGGAACTTCAGGCTCCTTGCCGTTCAGGAGCATTTCCTCTTCTTTCGCAACTAGTAACCTGTTGATGAAATGACTATAGAACCTGGAAATCGACCCTTGAAAGAGAACTTAAAGATTCGCTAATATGGAATATATAAGCGGGCtgatcaatttataaaaaagcattgttaagcaaaatatagaattggatttttaaatgtcttgtaacatttatgtttaccaCAATTGTCATGTGTTAGAATATatagcttgtaacatatatactggagataaacattatatacgATGTGGTAAACTTGaacagataaaataatagaaataccCACACAGATTGcctcttataaaaaataccagtGAAACGAAACTTTACTGAAGAGACTGAAACATTTGTAAGGATCACAAACCTGGCGAAATCTGCATCCTGTTCGATCATTTCTTGGCTTTGTTTCGAATCTTTCTCGATCTGATGCATCATCGACTCCATCCACAAGGCATTTATTTCGTTCAAAATCGTCACAGGCACGTCTAATTTTGGTTCAATATTTTCAGGGTACTTCATACCCTCTCGACCGAAAATCCCGTCcaactgttttataaattccatTCCGACATTAATGTTAATAGATTTCACGATATCACACGAAGAGCCGGTGTCGTCGTCGTCCGATGTGTCTGAATGCAATATCTCGTCTCTTGCATTATTGGACAAGCCAGAAGTACTTGGTTCATTTGCAGTTGAATGGATCTGTTGATTGTCTTGTGTGCTAGTTGAGCTCGTGCATGGTTCGCCATTACGTGCGTTCTTCATTTTTAGGTGATGCTCCGAATAATGATTTTCAGAAAAGACGATATTTTCCTCAATTTGGCGCTTCAATTGTAATGAAGCGTCAGATACGGCTGCATCTTTGCGTGTACGTTTAGGTGACGCTTTTGGCGTACTTTCCGCGCTGAGTTTTGTTACTACGGGGTTGGTTTTCTGAATAACGGGACGATGATCAGGTATTATGTTATATGCTGCtagacactcgcactgccaggcGTTTTCTGCATCCTCCTCATCATCCGATAAGGCTTCTTCTTGAATTGAACGAAATTGATTGTTTGTCATGCCATCTATTACGATTTCGACAGCCCAGTTAACATCACCACAACagttttcaaaaatatccCTTAGTTGTGTGGAAGGAATATTGCTAAACATCCTCCTGAAAGCTTTGAAATGCTGTTCGGCGTTTTGACATCGAAAGGGTTCCatagaaattatttcattgCTCGTGGTAGTACTTTTGTCGAGCATTCTCtttataggtattttttctttttttgcaatagtaaatatatttatgtcccACGGTATACCCGAAATAACTTTGTGATGGTTTTTCATTTGAGAGAAATCCATATCCCCTGGTTCGATACAAGTACTTCTTGATGTTGTTTCTGGGGTCAATGTATCCTCAATAACAATCTCAGGGGGGGTTTGAGTGTCCAAAGTTAGGAACCTGCTCCAGTCATTTGAATGTACTGCAGGGATTACAAGTTGATCAGAAACAACTTTCGGTGATTTCTCTATTTGCCTTGTTCTCTGTGGTTTAGATGTTGAAATTTCAACAATTCCAGGACTTGATGTTGTTGGTTTTTCGGCATTTAATACTGCAAGTTTCTTAGTTTCATCCCAGTTTTCTCCGTTATCCCATTCTTGCTCTAGTTTTTCTATCTCTTCTATACGTTTTTCAATATCAACACAGTCTGTAGAGTGGACATCAGAAGGTGCAGGAGCTTCTGTTTTAAGATTGGAACTGTTGTTAGCTCTTGTCTCTTCAATGTGACAGTTGATATCTAAAGGATCTGAAAGCTTTTCTTCAGATTCCAACACACGGTTTTCAATAGAATGAGAATCAGGGGCTGAGGTTGTAATATTTGAACAATCATTTCTTAGGATTTGGTTTTGTTGATTGCCATTATTAAATTCACTTTCAGGACATCTGGTACTTGGAACTGTGGCTACTGTGGGTGGCAACTCAGGATGCTGTCTGAAAACTGGTGGTGTTAATTCTGCTGAATAGTTTAATCCTAAACTCTTCATCATTTCTTCACCAGTTATGCCCTCCCGCATATTATCCACCATTCGTTTTATTGTGTGAACTGGTACATTATgagaatttcttttaaagaGTTGATATGGATTTCTTGCCCAGCGAGTTTTGGGATAAacaacatgaataaaataaccATTGCAAACTCCAGCCCTTACATAGGGTTCCATCTCCCATGGCTCAATGTTAGTGTTGTCAATGATGATAGGACTTATACCTCCTGTCATAGCTCTAAATGCTCTACATTGATTCCACAAATGGGCATCTTGTAGCTTATATTTGTCAAATCGATAAACTCCTCGTAACATGAAATAATCATCAGTACTAAGTAAATGTGTATTAAGATCTTTTATTTGTGTACAAGCAACAGTCATTTGCAGTATTTCATGAGCAAGATGTGTCTTGCCACAGCCAGGTGGACCCCTCATTAAAAGTAGAACCCTCCAACCGTTATTGCATTGGGTCACTATTTTGCTCACATCATGCATGCTATTTATTCCCATTTGTGTagttttctttacattttgtGAATGTGTTTGCACATTTTGTGATTGGGTTTGCACATTTTTTGATTGGGTTTGCACATTTTGTGAAGGGGTTTGCACATTTTGAGATATATGAGAGTAAGAAATCTTTGATTGCGTAGCATTCATATTAGTAGAAGACTCAGATACAGGAGTAGAGAGTTCATCATGAAATTGTGATGGCTGTTGTGACACTGATGTGTCAGTATTTATGTCACCTATGATACTCATAAGTGCATTGGCAGATTGCTTAACTACAACAAACAATaggtattatttaaacaatactgcatatatgtatgttcaagattattacagttttaaaaatgagagagcaatgcaattataatatttagaaggATAAAATAGCATAGGGACTGGCTAGACACAACAAAACttgtgatttaaaataataactaaaaataaaataaaatacagtaataGGTTCAAggatagtatatattattattattgacaatacattaataatacagcATAAaggttataactaaaataaaaaaaaatgtttaaaataaaatagtaataaaaattttataatttaactagctgacccggcaaacgttgttttgccatgtttttgtaccaaaaatttataattaacaaaaaaaacataagggattattgtagaggggtgaaaatttagggttgcatgtatttttgtatggtgtctcgtaaaaaaataaaaacgaaaaatattgtctaaaaaataaattaaaaatttaggggtggaccacccttaacatttagggggatgaaaaatagatattgTTCGATtgtcagacctacccaatacgcacacaaaatatcatgagaatcggtcgagccgttcgGAGGAGTttggttactaaccccgtgacacaagaattttatatacatataagataCTACTGCTATAAATTGTTTCCAGATTTTGTGTGACAAATTGACTAACAGACATAATACTATCAAGATCACCAATTTATCATAAGTCTCTTTTAAGAGCTTAGCTTCAGCTTCTTAGTTGAAAAAATTTGAGGTTTCATAGTAAACCCTGTCtatacaacaacaacaaaatgcTATACACATTGCaaaagatgaaaaaaaaaacaaaatggaagTTCCATAAAAAACTTACAGTTATAAGAGAGAAAATTTAACTCATGTGATTGATTGAGATTGAAGCTCATAAACTTCAGTACAACTCACAACAGTCTAAACAAAGAAATCAATAACTTGTGATCATGTTATGTTGGTATTCCACCAACTGTTGgtgtaaaaataacatgaatCTATATAAACACATATGAGAACTACTGATTGAACTGAATGATCTGaatgaactttatttatactacttatatactccaaaaacatataattaatacattactGTAATTAATAGTAGTTcggaataataattaaataattgattgaaTGTgaaggttaaaataaataaaaaagataaagtCCTCCCTATGGCCATCAAGTTTGaaaatgaaagaaagaaatattaacttaCGATCTCCATTATAGCTAATAACAACAGCTGCAATTACATCTCTTTCAACAACACCACTAAAAGTATTGAAAAGTTTATCAATAATATCACCAAAAATCGTCACATCGTCCTCCATTCttgcaaatttgtcttaattgaggtttttaaataaactaaattactcTGAACATAGAGTAGTTTAGTAGAACATAGAAATTTTGATCTGTTTAATTTTGTCTGCCTTTAATTTGTtaaggataaataataattgtatcaatATTCACTggtattttcattttgtaactTTTAGACGGCGCTCTCGCTGATTTGCCAACAACAGTCAACAACATCCCTATTTAATCTGTGGACTGTGATTGTGCGCAGTGTTGCCGTTCTACCAAATTAGAAGTCCCtagtaatatgaaaaaatccGCTAGATattggtaaatatatttttaaaaaatccgctagAAGTCGCTAAATCGTATCGCACACGCTCAAGTCTATATTTGAAGTCCGCGCCTCATAACTTGGGGTTTAAGAGGGGGCCGATCTTCCAATTTTggcaaatattttcatttttcgcaaaaaaacaaatccaaaatatttatccaaaaaatcacaataaatGTTCTGGAAAATAAAATCTGAAACTATTACATATACTAACAattacatcatttatttttatatttcaaaatcaaaacgTCAACCGGATATTCAGTATCAGTGGAAGTGGAGGCTTCTCCAATGCCTACACCAGCTTCTTTGGGCATTGGTTTTCTTGACTTCCACTTGATTAATTACTTCATCTGGTAGCTGAAGTAATTAAtcatctttatttttcttgcTTTAATTACTCGagcaatctttatttttattttttagttggtTTCTAATAAGTAGAATGGAGTTTCAAGTTTGTTCTGAAATTCTTCCTCCGCAAAGATTGTTATGGAAGTGATCATGATTgagtaatcttttattttaaggttgATAAAATCTTTGTCTGTTGTTGCCGCAGTTGGCAATATGATTCTTTTTGGCATACGGGACGCAGCAATGccattaataaacttaacagCTTTACGGAGTTGGCTTTTAcgctttcaaatatttttatggtttGTTGTACTTCACCCAAAATGCTTTTCAAAAAGACCATCATCATTAAGTAGAGAGAAAAAGTTTGTGAACGAGACAAATTTTGGGGTTGAGGCTATTTGAGGATATTTTATGCCAGAACGGATGTTTAAGGTTGTTCAGGTGTAGTGGTGGTCttaaaaaacacattattttccaattttttttcaagaaaaaGTCGACGCTCAAAATCCGCTAGAAgtctctaaatatttttttgtcgcTAACTCATTTTTTTTGTCGCTAACCACACGTGAAAACCGCTAGATCTAGCGACAAAGTCTCTAGAACGGCAACACTGATTGTGCGCatcttcttaatatatatatttcttgtgtgcgtgtgtatgtgactgaactcctcctaaacgaccaattggaccaattttgatgaaattttttgtgtgtgttcaaggggatctgggaatggtttagattcacaattttgtccgctgaacaatgtttttttaatttattagtagttgttgattttggaatgttttacattggatccgacatttgcgctaccatcgcagtgtcaaattttaaataatattcgaattttaattttaatttttagtctgtcccgacagcgctgcgatcaaattaaaaaaaagttttgttatcattgtgttattgtagaccatgtgctggatcgttagatattgtcataacatttgaataataattttcatcaaaatggtccagaatgttttagcttattaaaaaaagtttgcaattttcaaattaaagacgtgtagacaggacgtctgtcggatccgctagtaataataaaagttgcattttaacatattttgcaaatatttgggaaaattagtttttagttagttTAGCGTCGCATCACGCACCTCAGTTAACCtaaatttatgttacttaaaagttttttttttacttttaacaattatagccagtttttttatagggcacacgggcaggaggctcacctgatgttaggtgatactgccacccatggacacactcaatgccagaggagtgcgttgccggccttttaagaattagtacgctctcttcttgaaggaccctaagtggaattggttcgaaaatacttcagtgggcagctggttccacaaagttgTGGTGCGCGGttaaaactgccttgaaaaacgcgctgttgtggaacggtggacgtcgaagtgatacgggtggaatttcgtattctgcctcgaggtccgatgatgaaactcagctgcaggtattaatccgaacaactcctctcaacacatggtaaatgcggtagaagatgcagagtgaccccacatctatacacaacgccaaaggatcaagccgctcggagaGAGAAAggtcgtcgacgattcgaaccgctgttcgttgaatacggtcaagtggaagaagctggtactggggagctcCCGCCCAGATGTGAGAACAGTATTCCACGTGGGGCCGaatttagacatagacatagacatattatttattacaaacaaaacacacacacataaatacacaacacagcagtaatcaaagagaaaaatttaaataaaagatataaagagaggtatattattttttcccttTCCCCTTCGGTCCGTCTCAAGCATAATatattgcgtgtgtgctgtggctgtaaatggccctggctcagcattatgctgaggagcagagtgttccacagcgctggtcattctgccagagaccacatcagctagtttgcgcctcagtcgcaaaaaaaagaaaagaatatattaatactcagtaggaaatgataataatattattattgaaacttaGCAATATCGGTAACAAAGTCTTGTGTACTATAGTGTTaagtaaataggtaaaattgaaggttaaaataagaataattgttaagttttattattacaattttttttccttttcttggcggattaaaaactagatttcgTGGGATTTTTGTTGAGTTAATAGATAAGataatttgcgctttatatacttgcaagcggtggcccggagtgaagtaccgtctcgccttGCTGAGTTCACaaagctttttggaggctaatttagcatttccctccaagtgaccgcgaaactgctCGTCGTTctcgaaaagaggagtagtgacaaagggtgtttttttagcggaaaagaCCAACGGCGAAAGCCAGTTGACACTTAGCTTCTAACAaaaacttt contains the following coding sequences:
- the LOC110992620 gene encoding uncharacterized protein LOC110992620 isoform X2; translation: MSFNLNQSHELNFLSYNFKQSANALMSIIGDINTDTSVSQQPSQFHDELSTPVSESSTNMNATQSKISYSHISQNVQTPSQNVQTQSKNVQTQSQNVQTHSQNVKKTTQMGINSMHDVSKIVTQCNNGWRVLLLMRGPPGCGKTHLAHEILQMTVACTQIKDLNTHLLSTDDYFMLRGVYRFDKYKLQDAHLWNQCRAFRAMTGGISPIIIDNTNIEPWEMEPYVRAGVCNGYFIHVVYPKTRWARNPYQLFKRNSHNVPVHTIKRMVDNMREGITGEEMMKSLGLNYSAELTPPVFRQHPELPPTVATVPSTRCPESEFNNGNQQNQILRNDCSNITTSAPDSHSIENRVLESEEKLSDPLDINCHIEETRANNSSNLKTEAPAPSDVHSTDCVDIEKRIEEIEKLEQEWDNGENWDETKKLAVLNAEKPTTSSPGIVEISTSKPQRTRQIEKSPKVVSDQLVIPAVHSNDWSRFLTLDTQTPPEIVIEDTLTPETTSRSTCIEPGDMDFSQMKNHHKVISGIPWDINIFTIAKKEKIPIKRMLDKSTTTSNEIISMEPFRCQNAEQHFKAFRRMFSNIPSTQLRDIFENCCGDVNWAVEIVIDGMTNNQFRSIQEEALSDDEEDAENAWQCECLAAYNIIPDHRPVIQKTNPVVTKLSAESTPKASPKRTRKDAAVSDASLQLKRQIEENIVFSENHYSEHHLKMKNARNGEPCTSSTSTQDNQQIHSTANEPSTSGLSNNARDEILHSDTSDDDDTGSSCDIVKSININVGMEFIKQLDGIFGREGMKYPENIEPKLDVPVTILNEINALWMESMMHQIEKDSKQSQEMIEQDADFARLLVAKEEEMLLNGKEPEVPDFKEIMDLDFALSLYQKDIAAWRNREPPDLAAKMTREKLYNLFPDVAPDILSELLMAHDNNFRNTVEALLMSTGRSNIVEMKNGVNKFVMEKEMGRKKRLVEEQRKALSEVEWPLLPMEPNLTMADVERYREEANGHLAVREKNYRKAQEYIQRGMLSVASYYSELGAMHTALHEQANSRAANSLVYVNAQRCKNNATIDLHHCRVAEARQSLDLFLDVHIRKLKEINGRNGVTSHTLFFLTGRGKHSPAGPKVKPAVIQRLRQRGLAFYELNLGLLAAKVTANHRLSDEINSRAKPTE
- the LOC110992620 gene encoding uncharacterized protein LOC110992620 isoform X1 gives rise to the protein MEDDVTIFGDIIDKLFNTFSGVVERDVIAAVVISYNGDLKQSANALMSIIGDINTDTSVSQQPSQFHDELSTPVSESSTNMNATQSKISYSHISQNVQTPSQNVQTQSKNVQTQSQNVQTHSQNVKKTTQMGINSMHDVSKIVTQCNNGWRVLLLMRGPPGCGKTHLAHEILQMTVACTQIKDLNTHLLSTDDYFMLRGVYRFDKYKLQDAHLWNQCRAFRAMTGGISPIIIDNTNIEPWEMEPYVRAGVCNGYFIHVVYPKTRWARNPYQLFKRNSHNVPVHTIKRMVDNMREGITGEEMMKSLGLNYSAELTPPVFRQHPELPPTVATVPSTRCPESEFNNGNQQNQILRNDCSNITTSAPDSHSIENRVLESEEKLSDPLDINCHIEETRANNSSNLKTEAPAPSDVHSTDCVDIEKRIEEIEKLEQEWDNGENWDETKKLAVLNAEKPTTSSPGIVEISTSKPQRTRQIEKSPKVVSDQLVIPAVHSNDWSRFLTLDTQTPPEIVIEDTLTPETTSRSTCIEPGDMDFSQMKNHHKVISGIPWDINIFTIAKKEKIPIKRMLDKSTTTSNEIISMEPFRCQNAEQHFKAFRRMFSNIPSTQLRDIFENCCGDVNWAVEIVIDGMTNNQFRSIQEEALSDDEEDAENAWQCECLAAYNIIPDHRPVIQKTNPVVTKLSAESTPKASPKRTRKDAAVSDASLQLKRQIEENIVFSENHYSEHHLKMKNARNGEPCTSSTSTQDNQQIHSTANEPSTSGLSNNARDEILHSDTSDDDDTGSSCDIVKSININVGMEFIKQLDGIFGREGMKYPENIEPKLDVPVTILNEINALWMESMMHQIEKDSKQSQEMIEQDADFARLLVAKEEEMLLNGKEPEVPDFKEIMDLDFALSLYQKDIAAWRNREPPDLAAKMTREKLYNLFPDVAPDILSELLMAHDNNFRNTVEALLMSTGRSNIVEMKNGVNKFVMEKEMGRKKRLVEEQRKALSEVEWPLLPMEPNLTMADVERYREEANGHLAVREKNYRKAQEYIQRGMLSVASYYSELGAMHTALHEQANSRAANSLVYVNAQRCKNNATIDLHHCRVAEARQSLDLFLDVHIRKLKEINGRNGVTSHTLFFLTGRGKHSPAGPKVKPAVIQRLRQRGLAFYELNLGLLAAKVTANHRLSDEINSRAKPTE